In Devosia beringensis, a single window of DNA contains:
- a CDS encoding adenylate kinase — MRLILLGPPGAGKGTQAKILVDAYGIPQLSTGDILRSAIAAKTPLGIEAKAIVDRGDLVSDAIVNGIVSERLDADDCKPGFILDGFPRTIAQAEALDRMLLDKGAKLDAVIEIKADADELVRRVIQRAKESGGARTDDNEDVLRKRLGVYQDQTAPLVAYYSDKGLIRTVDGMAPVDEVTAAIKASIDH, encoded by the coding sequence ATGAGGTTGATTCTGCTTGGACCACCAGGCGCAGGGAAGGGGACGCAGGCCAAGATTCTGGTCGACGCCTACGGCATCCCCCAGCTGTCCACTGGTGACATCCTTCGCTCGGCTATTGCGGCCAAGACCCCCCTGGGGATCGAGGCCAAGGCGATCGTGGATCGTGGCGATCTGGTAAGCGATGCCATCGTCAACGGCATCGTGTCAGAGCGTCTTGACGCCGACGATTGCAAGCCGGGGTTCATCCTCGACGGCTTCCCGCGCACCATCGCGCAGGCGGAAGCCCTCGACAGGATGCTGCTCGACAAGGGCGCAAAGCTCGATGCGGTCATCGAGATCAAGGCCGATGCTGACGAACTGGTGCGCCGTGTTATACAGCGGGCCAAGGAATCAGGCGGAGCCAGGACTGACGACAACGAAGACGTGCTGCGCAAGCGGCTCGGTGTCTATCAGGACCAGACGGCGCCACTGGTTGCCTACTATTCCGACAAGGGTCTGATCAGGACCGTTGACGGCATGGCGCCGGTCGATGAAGTCACGGCCGCGATCAAGGCGTCGATTGATCACTAA
- the rpsM gene encoding 30S ribosomal protein S13: protein MARIAGVNIPTNKRVVIALQYIHGIGEKFALDICTKVGIPVERRVNELTDAEVIQIREAIDRDYVVEGDLRRNVAMNIKRLMDLGNYRGLRHRRGLPVRGQRTHTNARTRKGPAKAIAGKKK from the coding sequence GTGGCTCGTATCGCTGGCGTCAATATCCCGACGAACAAGCGCGTTGTCATCGCGTTGCAGTATATCCATGGGATCGGCGAAAAGTTCGCCCTGGATATCTGCACCAAGGTTGGCATTCCGGTTGAGCGTCGTGTGAACGAACTTACCGACGCGGAAGTCATCCAGATCCGTGAAGCCATCGACCGCGACTATGTCGTGGAAGGTGATCTTCGTCGCAACGTTGCGATGAACATTAAGCGCCTGATGGATCTCGGCAACTATCGTGGCCTGCGCCACCGTCGCGGTCTTCCCGTGCGCGGTCAGCGGACCCACACCAATGCCCGCACCCGCAAGGGTCCGGCCAAGGCAATCGCCGGCAAGAAGAAGTAA